From the Saccharomycodes ludwigii strain NBRC 1722 chromosome I, whole genome shotgun sequence genome, one window contains:
- the ALG6 gene encoding dolichyl-P-Glc:Man(9)GlcNAc(2)-PP-dolichol alpha-1,3-glucosyltransferase (similar to Saccharomyces cerevisiae YOR002W | ALG6 | Asparagine-Linked Glycosylation) produces the protein MGKKIKKNTKISSSAHSKNESSLSFPIPTKNGVILNEKKEAFYASPLYDFLSPLRPVNHQWGAEYIIVFFALIIRCAVGLGSFSGYKDPPMHGDFEAQRHWLEITTSLPISKWYYYNLEYWGLDYPPLTAYHSYVLGYLGSLINSSWFNLDDSRGLETLDLKSYMRFTVILSEALLYIPGIIYFCKWIGKHTHESPINQYIAAAAILFQPALILIDHGHFQYNSVMLGLTVYAINNILDDYYVPAAICFVLSIGFKQMALFYSPIFFAFLLRQSLFINFPRFILISVATVLTFFAMFVPLYVFGGLDNVLQCLHRIFPFQRGIFEDKVANFWCVSNIVIKYRELFTLDELKMLSLVLTFIGFLPAFVIILLYPKKHLIPYALASSSLSFYLFGFQVHEKTILLPLLPLSLLYTSSDRNVVSLVSWVNNIAVFSLWPLLKKDGLCLQYFAILYLSNWLIGNFSFITPRFFPKWLTPGPSVSDVSVAYRRRSLLPNSLFWKVFIVLSYIIMGAIHLCDFLLAPPDKYPDLWVLLNSALCFGCFVLVWLWTNYKLVLLRNKTFKSY, from the coding sequence atgggcaaaaaaattaaaaaaaataccaagaTCTCTTCTTCTGCACATTCGAAGAACGAATCGTCATTATCATTCCCAATACCAACCAAAAATGGTGTAATActcaatgaaaaaaaagaagcttTTTATGCATCTCCACTCTACGATTTTTTATCTCCATTAAGGCCTGTTAACCATCAATGGGGTGCCGAGTACattatagttttttttgcaCTGATTATAAGGTGCGCAGTGGGATTAGGATCTTTTTCTGGCTACAAGGACCCACCAATGCATGGTGATTTTGAAGCACAAAGACATTGGTTGGAAATAACAACTTCACTACCAATCTCTAAGTGGTATTATTACAATTTAGAATATTGGGGATTGGATTATCCGCCTCTAACAGCATATCATTCTTATGTCCTGGGATACTTGGGTTCTTTAATAAACAGTTCATGGTTTAACTTAGACGATTCAAGAGGTTTGGAAACCTTAGATTTAAAATCTTATATGAGATTTACTGTTATTCTAAGTGAAGCCTTGTTATATATACCGGgtataatttatttctgCAAATGGATTGGAAAACACACTCATGAGTCACCAATTAACCAATATATTGCGGCAGCAGCAATATTGTTTCAGCCAGCTCTAATTTTGATTGACCATGGACATTTCCAATATAATAGTGTTATGCTAGGGCTGACTGTCTATGCaattaataacattttGGATGACTACTATGTACCGGCTGCCATTTGCTTTGTTTTATCGATTGGTTTTAAACAAATGGCTCTTTTTTACtctccaattttttttgcattcTTGCTAAGACAATCCTTATTCATCAACTTCCCAAGATTCATCTTAATTTCTGTGGCGACGGTTTTAACGTTCTTTGCTATGTTTGTTCCATTATATGTGTTTGGTGGATTGGATAATGTTTTACAATGCTTGCATAGaatatttccttttcaaaGAGGCATTTTTGAGGATAAAGTGGCCAATTTCTGGTGTGTCAGtaacattgttattaaatatcGAGAATTGTTTACTTTAGACGAATTGAAGATGCTGTCTCTAGTGCTAACCTTTATAGGGTTTTTACCAGCATTCGTTATCATTCTGTTGTACCCCAAAAAGCATTTAATTCCGTATGCCTTGGCTTCGAGTTCTTTATCGTTTTATCTGTTTGGATTTCAGGTGCATGAAAAGACTatattactaccactatTGCCGTTGTCCTTGTTATACACATCTTCTGATCGAAATGTAGTATCTTTGGTTAGCTGGGTAAATAACATTGCTGTATTTAGTTTATGGccattattgaaaaaagatggTCTTTGTCTACAATATTTTGCTATTTTGTATTTGAGCAATTGGTTAATTGGgaattttagttttatcACACCGAGATTCTTCCCCAAATGGTTGACCCCAGGCCCTTCTGTTAGTGATGTATCTGTTGCTTATAGGAGAAGAAGTTTATTGCCCAATAGCTTATTTTGGaaagtttttattgttttatcTTACATAATAATGGGTGCTATTCATTTGtgtgattttttattagcaCCACCGGATAAATATCCAGATTTATGGGTTTTATTGAATTCTGCTTTATGTTTTGGCTGTTTTGTGTTGGTGTGGCTATGGACTAATTACAAGTTGGTTTTACTACGCAATAAGACTTTTAAATCGTATTAG
- the YPT7 gene encoding Rab family GTPase YPT7 (similar to Saccharomyces cerevisiae YML001W | YPT7 | Yeast Protein Two) — MSGGRKKNILKVIILGDSGVGKTSLMQRYVNGKYSQQYKATIGADFLTKEVTLDDSSSHVNNSNSNNNSNNNFNNDNSRTQHNNNTSNGSKTATLQVWDTAGQERFQSLGVAFYRGADCCVLVYDVTNLKSFENIKVWRDEFLLHANVSSPETFPFVILGNKIDVDEAKKVVSARQAQDLAKGLGDIPLFFTSAKSSINVDIAFEEIARSALQQNQLEDDMFEDDFNDAINIQLDNGPSSCQC; from the coding sequence ATGTCTGGtggaagaaagaaaaatattttaaaagtcATTATATTAGGTGACTCAGGTGTTGGTAAAACATCTCTTATGCAAAGGTATGTTAATGGTAAATATTCACAGCAATATAAAGCTACCATAGGTGctgattttttaacaaaagaaGTTACATTAGACGATAGCAGCAGTCATGtcaacaacagcaatagcaataataacagcaataataattttaataatgataatagcCGTACTCAacataataacaatactagCAACGGCAGTAAAACTGCTACATTACAAGTATGGGATACTGCAGGACAGGAAAGATTTCAATCATTAGGTGTTGCCTTTTATCGTGGTGCAGATTGTTGTGTTCTAGTATATGACGTTACcaatttaaaatcatttgAAAACATTAAGGTGTGGAGAGACGAGTTTTTATTACATGCAAATGTTAGTTCCCCAGAAACTTTCCCCTTTGTTATATTGggtaataaaattgatgTGGATGAAGCCAAAAAAGTAGTTAGCGCCAGACAAGCTCAAGATTTAGCCAAAGGTTTAGGTGACATTCCTTTATTCTTTACTAGTGCTAAAAGCTCAATAAACGTTGATATAGCATTTGAAGAAATAGCTAGGAGTGCCTTACAACAAAATCAACTAGAAGACGATATGTTCGAAGACGATTTTAACGATGCTATCAATATCCAATTAGATAACGGACCAAGTTCTTGTCAGTGTTAA
- a CDS encoding pirin family protein translates to MSLENMNQVRSVLKHFIAIEQSEGMGARVRRSVGTHEMRKFLPFLMLDHFTVAPPAGFPDHPHHGQETITYIIEGAVAHEDITGSRGVLRPGDLQFMTAGRGIVHSEIPVSFADNRASKGLQLWVDLPEKLKNTRPRYRDLRREEIPTAKPNENVSVKVISGNSYGVESLADLAYTPIHFYYFTLNKNNVEFEQGFPKDFNVFLYVLKGSVSINKQVYPQYSAVFFKADGDSIRGVSSSENTEFAVIGGRILDQEVVHYGPFVETSKSKLIQVIKNYQEGKNGFERAQYWTSSISNGIDESRAKKILQQSNLTF, encoded by the coding sequence ATGTCTTTGGAGAATATGAATCAAGTTAGATCagttttaaaacatttcaTTGCTATAGAACAAAGCGAAGGTATGGGTGCTCGTGTTAGAAGGTCTGTTGGTACTCATGAAATGAGAAAATTCttaccatttttaatgttaGATCATTTTACTGTTGCCCCGCCAGCCGGGTTCCCTGATCATCCACACCATGGCCAAGAAACTATTACATATATTATTGAAGGTGCGGTAGCTCATGAAGATATCACTGGATCCAGAGGTGTTTTAAGACCAGGTGATTTACAATTTATGACTGCTGGCAGAGGGATTGTTCATTCAGAAATCCCAGTTTCCTTTGCTGATAACAGAGCTAGCAAAGGGTTGCAGTTATGGGTTGATTTACCGGAAAAGTTAAAGAACACCCGCCCAAGGTACCGCGATTTGAGGAGGGAAGAAATTCCTACTGCTAAACCAAATGAAAATGTAAGCGTGAAAGTCATTAGCGGCAATTCCTATGGGGTTGAATCTTTAGCTGATTTGGCTTATACTCCgatccatttttattatttcactttaaacaaaaacaatgttGAGTTTGAACAAGGTTTCCCCAAGGAtttcaatgtttttttgtatgtTTTAAAAGGTTCCGTTTCAATTAATAAACAGGTTTATCCACAGTATTCAGCAGTATTTTTCAAAGCAGATGGGGATTCTATTAGGGGTGTTTCTTCCAGTGAAAACACTGAGTTTGCTGTTATTGGAGGTCGAATTTTAGATCAAGAAGTTGTTCACTATGGCCCCTTCGTTGAAACTTCCAAATCAAAACTAATACAAgtcattaaaaattatcaagAAGGTAAGAATGGGTTTGAGAGGGCTCAATATTGGACTTCTTCTATTAGTAATGGTATTGATGAATCCAGAGCCAAGAAAATCCTACAACAATCcaatttaactttttaa